One Glutamicibacter mishrai genomic window carries:
- a CDS encoding PQQ-dependent sugar dehydrogenase yields the protein MKVNRTGKSDSAARSERSVHPSNRRSLRLGAGLAAAAVLTSALVGVPASAAPNAAEASVPPDSAFQKVTLNDAPGEPIDLAVLPDGSVLHTTRAGKVWLNDAKSGVNSLAAELKVYQHDEEGLQSIALDPKFGTDGNNWVYLYYAPPMNTPVDDPETPDVNEGDAPTSGTAADFEPFNGVSRLSRFQFDGKSIDLDSEQQIIDVAATRGLCCHVGGDIVFDAEGNLYLSTGDDTNPFVSGGYSPIDENPASNPGFDAQRTAANTNDLRGKVLRITPKDGGGYTIPEGNLFDEGTEGARPEIFLMGLRNPFRIELNQRTGELYVGDYSPDASTPDPDRGPAGTGKWIVASKPGNYGWPYCATENLPYNDYDFATGTSGEKFDCAAPVNESPNNTGLTTLPPVAKADLWYGYGLSEEFPELGTGGIGPMAGPAYDYDAKATRGSHPVAWPSYFDGKPLFYEWTRDYIKGITLEDGAITAIDDVLASVVTDNPMDMEFGPDGALYVLEYGDGYFGENEDAQVARIDYVGVGGNRSPVAVASGTPTAGTSPLTVEFSSTGTEDADGDKLRYAWDFDSDGEVDSTEPNPTFTYEADGNYKATLTVTDVGGKHRGRHSSAEVNIEVGNQQPVIEFITPVPGQSFQFGDTVSYEVKVTDDQPVDCSLVEVSYILGHHTHGHPQTTTKGCTGTFVTTVPEGHDPAVDDLSAVFNATYTDKGDEGSDPLTGTAEVVLQASSN from the coding sequence ATGAAAGTCAACCGAACAGGGAAGTCGGACTCAGCCGCGCGAAGCGAGCGATCCGTGCATCCTTCCAACCGACGGTCCTTGCGTTTAGGTGCGGGGCTGGCTGCGGCCGCCGTCTTGACCTCCGCGCTCGTGGGCGTGCCGGCATCAGCGGCACCCAACGCGGCTGAAGCATCGGTCCCACCAGATTCCGCATTTCAGAAAGTCACGTTGAATGATGCGCCTGGTGAGCCAATCGACCTAGCAGTGCTACCTGACGGCAGCGTTTTGCACACCACACGTGCCGGCAAAGTCTGGCTCAATGACGCAAAGTCAGGCGTGAACTCATTGGCTGCCGAGTTGAAGGTGTATCAACACGACGAAGAAGGTCTGCAAAGTATCGCGTTGGATCCCAAGTTCGGTACTGACGGCAACAACTGGGTCTACCTCTACTACGCACCTCCCATGAATACCCCAGTGGATGACCCTGAAACACCTGACGTCAATGAAGGGGATGCCCCGACTAGCGGTACCGCGGCTGACTTTGAACCCTTCAACGGAGTCAGCAGACTCTCGCGCTTTCAATTTGATGGCAAGTCCATCGATCTAGACAGCGAACAACAAATCATCGATGTTGCGGCGACGCGTGGCCTGTGCTGCCACGTGGGAGGCGACATAGTGTTTGACGCGGAGGGGAACCTCTACCTCTCGACGGGTGATGACACTAACCCATTCGTCTCAGGAGGGTATTCACCTATCGATGAGAACCCCGCTTCTAATCCAGGGTTTGATGCACAACGTACTGCCGCTAACACCAACGATCTGCGAGGAAAGGTCCTTCGCATCACGCCGAAGGACGGCGGTGGATATACGATTCCAGAGGGCAACTTGTTTGACGAAGGAACCGAGGGTGCACGGCCAGAGATTTTCCTGATGGGACTGCGCAACCCGTTCCGTATCGAACTGAATCAGCGCACCGGTGAATTGTACGTTGGCGACTACTCGCCTGATGCCAGCACCCCTGATCCTGACCGCGGGCCAGCTGGCACAGGTAAGTGGATTGTCGCTTCGAAACCAGGAAATTATGGTTGGCCATACTGTGCCACCGAGAACCTGCCGTACAACGATTACGACTTTGCGACAGGAACCTCGGGCGAAAAATTCGATTGCGCTGCTCCTGTGAATGAATCGCCGAACAACACGGGCCTAACGACGTTGCCACCAGTTGCCAAAGCAGACCTTTGGTATGGATACGGTCTTTCCGAAGAGTTCCCTGAACTTGGCACTGGCGGCATCGGTCCTATGGCTGGTCCTGCTTATGACTACGACGCAAAGGCAACTCGCGGTTCACATCCGGTCGCTTGGCCTTCGTACTTCGACGGCAAACCGCTGTTCTATGAATGGACACGCGATTACATCAAGGGCATAACGCTCGAAGATGGTGCTATTACCGCCATCGATGATGTGCTTGCTTCGGTGGTAACGGACAATCCTATGGACATGGAGTTCGGTCCCGACGGCGCGCTGTACGTACTTGAGTACGGCGATGGTTATTTCGGTGAGAATGAAGACGCACAGGTAGCACGCATCGATTATGTCGGGGTGGGCGGAAACCGCAGCCCGGTGGCCGTAGCTTCAGGAACGCCAACCGCTGGAACCTCGCCGCTTACCGTCGAATTCTCCAGTACAGGTACTGAAGACGCAGATGGCGACAAGCTGCGTTATGCATGGGATTTTGATTCCGATGGAGAAGTAGATTCCACCGAACCAAACCCGACTTTCACCTACGAAGCCGATGGCAACTACAAAGCCACTCTGACCGTGACTGACGTTGGTGGAAAGCATCGCGGGCGTCATTCGTCAGCAGAAGTGAATATTGAAGTTGGTAACCAGCAGCCAGTTATCGAGTTCATCACGCCGGTTCCAGGCCAGAGCTTCCAGTTTGGCGACACTGTCTCCTACGAAGTCAAGGTTACCGACGATCAGCCTGTTGATTGCTCGCTGGTAGAGGTCAGCTATATCCTGGGCCACCACACCCACGGACACCCGCAGACCACAACCAAGGGTTGCACTGGTACCTTTGTCACCACGGTGCCAGAAGGCCACGATCCTGCGGTGGATGACCTATCGGCAGTATTCAATGCTACTTATACCGATAAGGGTGACGAGGGATCAGATCCTCTGACCGGCACCGCCGAAGTAGTATTGCAAGCTAGCAGCAATTAA